Within Hyla sarda isolate aHylSar1 unplaced genomic scaffold, aHylSar1.hap1 scaffold_1095, whole genome shotgun sequence, the genomic segment gactggagaggtgacactgctgggacattatacagtaatggaggggtctggtgatgactggagaggtgacactgttgggacattatacagtaatggaggggtctggtgatgactggagaggtgacactgctgggaatgctgggacattatacagtaatggaggggtctggtgatgactggagaggtgggaatgctgggacattatacagtaatggaggggtctggtgatgactggagaggtgaccctgctgggacattatacagtaatggaggggtctggtgatgactggagaggtgacactgctgggacattatacagtaatggaggggtctggtgatgactggagaggtgacactgctgggaatgctgggacattatacagtaatgaaggggtctggttatgactggagaggtgacactgctgggacattatacagtaatggaggggtctggtgatgactggagaggtgacactgctgggacattatacagtaatggaggggtctggtgttgacaggagaggtgacactgctgggacattatacagtaatggaggggtccggtgatgactggagaggtgacactgctgggacattatacagtaatggaggggtctggtgatgactggagaggtgacactgctgggacattatacagtaatggaggggtctggtgatgactggagaggtgacactgctgggacattatacagtaatggaggggtctggtgatgactggagaggtgacactgctgggaatgctgggacattatacagtaatggaggggtctggtgatgactggagaggtgacactgctgggaatgctgggacattatacagtaacaccactggaggggtcggggtgatgactgtatcattatgtgtcaggttcctataaggtgtcaggacgtggcggtctatttctccatggaggagtgggagtatatagaaggacacaaggatcagtacaaggatcaggtcatgatggaggatcagcagcccctcacatcaccaggtaatagacatgactatatacacacgtcctctcattatttgtatgtaaagaatgaattcagtctctgtatgtgttccctacagtcagatccagtaagagaacagcaccagagaggtgtccccgtcctcttgatgAACAGTATAAGGAGGTCATTAATACAGGGAaaaatctgatctatattaatggtacatacataaaggaagaagaagagacagatttgagcagtgatgagcagtataaggagcacattcctacagggaatgatctgatctatattaatggtacagacataaaggaagaagaagagacagatttgagcagtgatgagcagtataaggaggacattactacagggaatgatctgatctatattaatggtacagacataaaggaaggagaagagacagatttgagcagtgatgagcagtataaggaggacattcctacaggtaagcACCccggtgagtagtaaccactaagtGAAGAGAAGAGTCACAAATTGTACTCAGTCATCGGCTGCAACATTGTGTTTAATTCTTTAAAGGAGTGCTTTCATGCAGGACAACTTATCACGGGCGGTcctaccgctgggaccctcccacaatctcctgcacggaAACCCATGTATGATTCATCCTTAGGACGAGGCGTTTCGAACCCACACAAAGTGGCAGCCAGAGATACAGCGTTCGGCTATCtccaactctcccatagagacacaTGATGGGGGATGTATCTTCTGccactttgtgtgtgtgtgtgtggggggttgaCATGCTTCTCTCTTGGGGAAAACCAGGGTCCCGTGCAGTAGATCGCGGGGGTCGAGCAAACGCACCCCTCCTTGATCAGACACGTATGCCCTATCCTAGGGCTTAATAATGTTTAATAGGTTTTTTCCCTAAGTGGAGTGTGATATATGGTGTGCACACTCGCTGCTACTGAGCATGCCTGTTGTCTTTAAACTCCTTGTTTACGCTTTTGTTTCTCTGGTCGTCTCCATGACAGCACTTTGAGATTGCCTCCGCCTGATTGGACAGggaaaaacactgagaggttaagagaccctccccttcctctcccctTCAGTGTTTTTCCCTGTCCTGATCCGGTCAGGCAACCTGAGATGTGCAGGAGACGATCCCGCGCGacggttttacttttttatgttatTTCTACCTACTGCTGCAGTGTCCAGGCGGGCTGCAGCGATGGGGAGCGGATCAGGGTGCTGGCttctcttccgctcccgtgctgtgTTCAATGTCGCACAGGGGCTTCATTTTGGTCCCTGAGAACGATccctgctgagctgtgcgctgcTGCCCGGTGTCTGACCTCAATTCCGGTATTGTGGGGTCAGTTCCAGCCGGGGTCCGGTCACAAGGTCAGCGTCTGACCTCACTTCTGGTGGACACGGCAGAATTAGGGGCGGGCAATTCAAATTGCAGGATCGCTTCCGGAGTGCAGACAGGGTCCTCTATTAAATGATCCTTAGTCTAGCGTCCTGCACTTCATTCAGCTCGCTGTAAGGAGCTTCCAGAGCCCACGATGTCTACTCTACCAAAAGTCCCAGAGGGTGAGACGCTGCAGAATCCGGGATCCGTGAGTACTGAGGGCTATGTGGTCTATACCCAAGCCTATCTACAGTTGTTTTTCTGATCCTTTCCTCCCTTGTTTTTATTTGAGGGAGAAAAGGATGTTACTGTCCCTAAACCTAAACATACTAAAAGGAAATGTTTATTGTGTAATAAGGACTCGGTTGTTTCTTCAAAAAACCGATAGGTAAAAAATGTTTGGTTAATTTAGTTAGGGAGGAAACCCCTGACCTTATTAGGGAGATTAAGGAGATTATCCACACAGAGATTCAAGCTGCTAAATCATCTCAGCCCGTCGCTTCCACTTCAGCTGTAGTTAAGGCCCCAAAAAACCTAAGGCGATTACTTGTTCTGATTCAGAGGAATCTACCGCTCCTCAGGATATTGAGGAAGAAGAAGTGGTTGAATGTCCTGAGGTAGAGGAGGACCGTGGCTTCAGAAAATTCCTGTTTAGTCCTGAGGATACTGAGGAATTAATCCGAGCCATTGGTATAGAAGAGGTTCAAGAATCAAAAACAATTCAGGATGAACTTTTTGGAGGTTTGGGAGATAAAAAGATGCTTTCCTTCCCTGTCCAcagcaacattaaccccttaaagaggcactgtcattgttgaaaactttttatatgttacagaactaatcatatgatggctttttgcaatataaatttattttaaaaaatgtcaatttCCCCAGAAAGTTAAtctaaaaatagccaccactaggggtcgtctgtctatagccagacagactagtgttGATTTTGCAGTATAccagataccggccgtaaagcgtggtggtatccagtataggagaattcAGCCGTATGAATACAGCCTATGCGCGGGCACGCACTGCCTGTGATTGAGCTCAGGGAGCGCGCACACACAGGCATCCCTAGGTTCTCAGCTGCACCCGATCTTGTGTCCCATTAttgcccctaaccccccccccaggtgcagtatcccagaccccccccccccccgttctcagCTGCGATCATGTGTAAACcccatagacccccccccccccctcagttgcCATTACACCCGAATGCCGGATCATGTCCCCCTGTTACCTCCTCCGTCGGCGTCCGGCCAGTGGAAGAGGACGTCAGTGATGCCGCTCCAGGCCGCCGGGGAGATGAAGCGCAGTGCAGGAcaggtgagtgtgtatgtgtgtgtctgtatgtatatatatgtgtgtgtgtatgtatatatatatgtgtctgtgtgtatgtatatatgtgtgtgtgtctgtatgtataaatgtgtgtgtgtgtgtgtatgtatatgtgtgtgtgtgtaagtatatatatatatatatatatgtgtgtgtctgtatgtatatatgtgtgtctgtgtgtatgtatatatgtgtgtgtgtctgtatatatatatatgtgtctgtgtgtgtgtgtttatatgtgtgtgtctgtatgtatatatgtctgtgtgtgtgtggaagtgtatatatgtatatatatgtgtgtgtatggatatatttatgtatgtgtctgtatgtatatttatatgtgtgtgtgtctgtatgtatatgtgtgtgtgtttatgtatatatgtgtgtctctgtgtgtgttggggggtggggggcctgcaacctaatgtggggggcctgcaacctaatgtgcggggcctgcaacctaatgtgcggggcctgcaatctattgtggggggcctgcaatctattgtggggggcctgcaacctaatgtggggggcctgcagcccaatgtgggggacctgcaaccTAATATTGGGggacctgctacctaatgttggggaaactatgctaatgtggtGGAATTGCTACCTAATTTGGGTAAACTGTGTTACTGTGGGGTTACTCCAgtgcctgtccctattgtgggggaactccagtGCCAGCCAGTGCCAGCTATGTTCATTAGCATCCAACTTTACTAggaaaagataaaacagatagaaaacatattgataaaaatgctgtacttttatctatacaatccttgcactaattttataaagatttattcttatatttatacattttatcctgttatgaactcgccataatgtcttctgattactgcaggcaagctccaagcatcttcctctgtgtaacatgacacagcataaaaccagagaggaaagggttacagagtagagttggctgactgcccaggctcctCCCgatctcagagcagatgagtcatcactgtgagggagagagacagccacgccccctccagcctgcacaatgaaaaagtaactgagcaacagataaatgcttatatctctggaaatAAAGATCCCACAGACATAAATCCTATATGTacacgatcaggattaggtactgagtaacatatcacttttattttttttggaactatgataggtacgctttaaggacgaagccctttttcgcaattctgaccaccgtcactttaagcattaataactctaaaacgcttttaccgaatattctgattctgagactgttttttcgtgacatattgtacttgattttggtggtaaattttcggcgttacttgcatccttttttggtgaaaaatcccaaaatttcatgacattttagaaaatttagcatttttctatctttgaagctctctacttgtaaggaaaatggatattccaaataaattgtatttttcttcacaaatacaatatgtccactttatgttggcatcataaaatggacatatttttactttttgaaaaaatgagagggcttcaaagtagagcagcaattttccaaaattcatgaacattgcaaaatctgaagggagagatgttgcagaactacaactcccagcatgcctgggcagtctaggcatgctgagagttgtagtttggcaacatctggaaggctaccgtttgggcaccactgtaacagtggtctccaaactgtgaccttccagatgttgcaaaactacaactcccagcatgcccatatcctttggctgtctgggcatcctgggagttgcagtttggcacccacctGCTCCTGTCCTTTTCCCTACCTGCTCCTGTCTACAGCGACGATCTGCAGTCCCCGCGCCATCTTCTGGCCGGGTACCGGcgtccatcttctccccccgttctgcccgacatccaggagtGAGCAGAACCCAGTATCCTgcgctgccattagtcagaagcTGCTGTGACCCTTCTGCGCCCTAGTGTTGCTTCTACTTGTTTTGCTGGAACCCTTGGTGTGTTACTAGATCAACTACACCTGCATCTTCAAGGTGATACGCCTCGTGAACAGATTCTTGAATCTCTTCCCCTCCTCAAGATTGGCAAGTCTGTCAGATCATCTGCATGTACAGCTGTGTTATCTAACTCCTCAAGACGTGTCTTACGGGTAAAGTCCTGGCCTGGGGATCTAGCATCCAAAAACAAATTATGTTTGTTACTCTTTCACGGTCAGTTCGTATTTGGTCTTGAGTTAGATTCCATCCTGGCGCTAAAGTAgctgataataaaaaaaagggtttcctcGGGAGAAAGCAGAACCTACAAAGAAAACTCCTTTTCGTCTCCTATGCCAATCAGGTCAATCTTATAGAGGAGGGAAAGAAAAACAGGACGTTGGTCCTATAGCAAGGGTGGCAGAGGTAGACGATTCATACTTAATTCCACCCAGCCTGACTCCGATACCAAGAAACAATGACGCCATCCCTGTGGGGGCTCGGTTAACCTTTTTTGCCCCCAATTGGGAAGCTTTAATTCCCAACCCCTGGATTGTGAACATCATTCAGGAGGGCTACTTAGTAGAATTGACCACCTCTCCTCCTCAAACATTTGTAATAACTCTAACTTCGAATCATTCCTCGCAGATTCTTCAGGGTGTTCAGGATTTATTGAACTTGGGCGCAGTTGTTCAGGTTCCCCCGAATCAGCTCAAGCAGGGGCATTACTCCCGCCTGTTCTTGGTAAAAAAGCCCAATGGAAAATTCAGAACTATTATAAAGCTGAAACCCCTGAACAAATGTGTGAAGTACAGAAAATTCCAGATGGAAACGGTGAAATCAGCAGTAGCTCTAATAAAGGAAAATTCAGTAATGGCAACTATAGATTTAAAAGACGCCTATTACCATCTTCCAATTCACAAGAAATCTCAGCAGTTCCTGAGGTTTGCAGTTTCCTGAGGGGGCAGAATCCGTCACCACCAGTTTGTCTGTTTGCCCTTCGGGCTTTCTTCTGCCCCCCGCATCCTTACAAAACTCATGTCGGAGGTGGTGTCCCTTCTAAGGAAGGAGTCTATTCTTATTATTCCCTATCTGGACGACATTCTGGTAGTGGTGGATTCTGTTCCTCTGTTACAAGATCACATTCACAGGACCATTCAGATTGTTCAGAGCCTGGGCTGGATGCTCAATGTGGAAAAATCAGATCTCTCTTCCAGTCCAGTGAAACAATTTCTAGGAGTTCTCTTAAACTGGAATCTTTAACAATCTTTCCTCCCACCAGCAAAGAAGTTGAAGATACAACAGTTAGTGACAGAGTTTTGTGCAAGGAGATTTTGTTCAATCCGTTATGCAATGTCTATGCTGGGTCTCCTGACTTCTTGCATCCTGTCAGTGAGGTGGGCCCAATTTCACTCAAGACCACTACAAAGATGGCTCCTATCAGTATGGGACAAATCCCTATTTTCTCAGGAGAAGAAAGTACTTATTCCTCTAAAGGTAAAAAACCTTCTAGCTTGGTGGCGCTCCCAGGAAACCTGAGTCAGGGGGTTAATTGGTTTCAGGAGGATCCCCTGATTATTACCACAGATGCCAGCACGTTGGGATGAGGGGCCCACACGGTGGATCATGCAGTTCAGGGCAGATGGGGACCTGTACTAGCTAAGAAATTCTTAAACTTAAGGGAGCTTCAAGCCATATGGATGTCTCTCCAACACCTAGAACCATCTTGGAGAGGCAGGCACATTCTTCTTCACTCCAACAATACCACGGCAGTGTCCTTTATCCGCCATTATGGAGGCCCCAGGCACAGTCATCTCCAATCAATAGCAAAGAAAAAATGTTCTTGGGCAGAAGACAGAATCTTATCCATAACAGCCGTACACCTCACAGGAGTCTGGAATCTACAGGCAGATGTTCTCAGCAGGCAGACCCTAGATCCCGGGGAATGGTGTCTAGCAGACTGGGCTTTCAGGATGATAACAGAGAAATGGGGTGTCCCTCAGAAGAACTTATTCACTACCAGAAAAAACAGgaaaacagaaaaaatatttcCCTCAATCCAAGAGACTATCCAGCGGCGACAAACATCTTAGCTCAGACATGGGACTTCTGTCTAGCATATGCCTTCCCTCCTATTCCAGTGATTCCCAGGGTCTTACAGAAGCTAAGTCAAGAGAAGTGCCCCTGATCTTAGTGGCTCCATTCTGGCCCATAAGAGGATGATTTGCTCTCCTACAGTCCATGAGGCTGCACAAGCCAATTATGTTCCCTGCTCaccaggacctgctctctcagggaccAATTCTACACAGGCAGGTTCAGAACCTCAGTCTATCAGCATGGATTCTGAAAAGTTCCTGCTAGAGAAGAAGGGATTCTCAGATAGAGTGCTCAATACCCTCTTGGCAAGTCGTACCTCTAAAATGTACACTAAGGTGTGGAAGAAATATGCCTCCTGGTGTGGGTCATCTTTTACTTTTGAGTCTCACTAAAATTCTTGACTTTCTCCAAGATGTGTTTGATCTGGGCCTCTCTCCTAACACTCGTAGAGTACAGGTAGAGCCCTAGGTGCACTCTATCAGACTAAACTAGGAGAGGATATCTGGATATCCAGGTTCATGAAAGCTACGGACACATTAAGACCcagaataaaaaaatcttttcctcCTTGAATATAAATACGGTCCTCTTAACTCCGACTAAAACTCCCTTTGAACTGTTAGATTCAATTTACTTGAAATTTCTTACCATAAGACTGTGTTCCTAGTAGCCATCACTTCAGCCGTAGAGTTGGGGAAATTCAGGCTCTTTCCATTCAACAACCTTATTTCAGAGTATTAGATGATAAGATTATTTTTCAACTAGACCCAAACTTTATTCCAGAAGTTTCTTCTTCCTTCCCCAGGATATTGTTATCCCGTCTTTTTGTGCTCATCCTAACAATGAGCAGGAGCGATCTTTCAGTTTTTTGGATGTTAGGAGAGCTGTCCTTAACTACATAGACGTCACCAGTACCTGGAGGAAGGATAAGAACCTGTTCATACAGTTTGCAGGGCCTAATAGAGGTAGGAAGGCCTCTAAAAGCTCTATCTCTTGGTGGAGTTGTTTAGCCATCTCAGAATCCTATACATCTAGTGGTCAGGATCCCCCTCAGAGATAAGGGATCATTCCACTCGTGCTGTATCCTCCTCTTGGGCAGAAAAAGCTTCAGCCTCGGTGGAACAGATCTGTAAAGCTGCTACCTGGAAAAGATGGCACAACTTTTCCAAACACTATAGACCTGACCTAATGGCAGGACTTGGATGCAAAGTTCTAGGTGCTGTGGTCCCTCCCTAATAATTCTTTGGTATTTCTCAGGGTGCTATCTTAGAGACGACTAGACAAAGAGTGAATTATACTCACCAATAATTTGTTTTCTGggaagtctccacgacagcacccatacATCCCACCCTTTGGTGATAACTTTTGGGGTTGGTTTTTAGTTaccacttttttccttttctactcagtgttctttataaatacactggaggggagaggaaggggagggtctTTTAACTTCTCAGTGTTTTTCCCTGTCCAATCAGGCGGAGGCAATCTGAGGGCGCTGTCGTGGAGACGACCAGAGAAACAAATCGGTGAGTATAATTAACCCTTTTTATTGTCTCTgtagtctccatcttatatagtcAGCAGGATTTCCATGTAGACGACTAGAGGAATAATTTGGGATATTTCCCAGCACTTCTGTATTGCTGGGGGCTCTGAACCGCCTCGGCTGTCGTCTGATTTGTGCCCTATGGATTGTTCATTGCTGCTGGATGGGAGTGTGATGGGGTCCAGGAGTGGGGTGTATGTGACCTGAAGACCCGATATTATGTCTACATTAACTATTTATTATCCGGAGGACGGGGAGAAGGTTCCATGATGTCACATGCTGCACTTATAATGTTCTACTAAAAAGACTATAAATATGGGCGCAGTtattaataaaatctgtgttattctctgcagattcttgtaccaggagatcagaggagaatcttatatcttcagattataaagcagatgatgatatcacacaagatacatatgaagaacattccattatcccagatacaccctcagcccttcacagccaagatctgtcatctcatccttatatacaggtcctgtcttctcattcatcacaggatgttcagcaaaataaaggtcaTAGAAAGGGTGTTGGACATGAAAGAAAtgatacaggaaagaaaccattttcatgttcagaatgtgggaaatgttttattaagaaatcaagtcttgttaaacatcagagaactcacacaggagagaagccattttcatgttcagaatgtgagaaatgttttacttctaaatcagatcttgttgtgcatcagagaactcacacaggggagaagccatttgcaTGTTCACAATGCGGAAAATGTTTCACTCAGAAATCGcatcttgttagacatcaaagaactcacacaggggagaagccatttgcctgttcagaatgtggaaaatgtttcactCAGAAATCGCATCTTGTTggacatcaaataactcacacaggagagaagaccttttcatgttcagaatgtggaaaatattttactTCTAAAATGTGGCTTGTTGAACAtcagaaaactcacacaggagagaagctatttccatgttcagaatgtgggaaatgttttactaagaaatcaaatcttgttgaacatcaaagaactcacacaggagagaagccattttcatgtttagaatgtgggaaatgttttaattctaaatcaggtcttgttgtgcatcgaagaactcacacaggggagaggccatttacatgttcagaatgtgggaaatgttttactaagaaatcaaatcttgttgaacatcaaagaactcacacaggagagaagccattttcatgtatagaatgtgggaaatgttttaattctaaatcagatcttgttgtgcatcggagaactcacacaggggagagg encodes:
- the LOC130300708 gene encoding gastrula zinc finger protein XlCGF53.1-like; the protein is MERDRNKMADRIINLTLQILFRLTGEDYTVVKKSSSGRCRASECEGWGRTLSPIPGPPPHSLIHEEMDEQKIRELINKMMELLTGEVPIRCQDVAVYFSMEEWEYIEGHKDQYKDQVMMEDQQPLTSPVRSSKRTAPERCPRPLDEQYKEVINTGKNLIYINGTYIKEEEETDLSSDEQYKEHIPTGNDLIYINGTDIKEEEETDLSSDEQYKEDITTGNDLIYINGTDIKEGEETDLSSDEQYKEDIPTGKHPGE